In a single window of the Pseudomonas oryzihabitans genome:
- a CDS encoding LysR family transcriptional regulator, whose protein sequence is MNTTFTHDRLDLLETFVRIVEAGSLSAAARQLGTTQPTVSRRLQALESALQVRLVQRSTHALRLTEDGQRCYRQAQQLLGDWQAFAAALHGAHAEPEGRLRVVMPHAFGQEQLLDPLETYLRRYPGMQVDWVLSDRAPNFVADGVDCAIRVGVVEDPDTVAVRLGDVQRILVAAPELAGALAAPEALTALPWIAMTQFYQTELRLQLRASGESRLIPLRPRLATESLFVARHAAVRGLGCAALSHWMVREDVAAGRLVHLLPEWQAAPLPIYLIYPYARVYPARLRLFLDLVREACAQMLDVTAPA, encoded by the coding sequence ATGAACACCACCTTTACCCATGATCGGCTCGACTTGCTGGAAACCTTCGTGCGCATCGTCGAGGCCGGCAGCCTGTCGGCGGCTGCACGCCAGCTCGGCACCACCCAGCCCACCGTCAGCCGGCGCCTGCAAGCGCTGGAGTCCGCGCTGCAGGTGCGCCTGGTGCAGCGCTCGACCCACGCCCTGCGCCTGACCGAGGATGGTCAGCGCTGCTACCGCCAGGCCCAGCAACTGCTCGGTGACTGGCAGGCCTTCGCCGCCGCCTTGCACGGCGCTCATGCCGAGCCCGAGGGGCGGCTGCGGGTGGTGATGCCCCATGCCTTCGGCCAGGAGCAGTTGCTCGATCCGCTGGAGACCTATCTACGGCGCTATCCGGGCATGCAAGTGGACTGGGTACTCAGCGACCGGGCGCCGAATTTCGTCGCCGATGGCGTCGACTGCGCCATCCGGGTGGGCGTGGTGGAGGACCCGGACACGGTGGCGGTGCGCCTGGGTGACGTCCAGCGCATCCTGGTGGCAGCGCCGGAACTGGCAGGAGCTCTTGCGGCACCCGAAGCGCTGACGGCGCTGCCCTGGATCGCCATGACCCAGTTCTACCAGACCGAACTGCGCCTGCAGCTTCGCGCCTCCGGCGAAAGCCGGCTCATCCCCTTGCGCCCGCGGCTGGCCACCGAGAGTCTCTTCGTCGCCCGTCATGCCGCGGTGCGTGGTCTGGGCTGCGCGGCGCTGTCGCACTGGATGGTGCGCGAGGACGTCGCCGCCGGTCGCCTGGTACACCTGCTACCCGAATGGCAGGCGGCGCCCCTGCCGATCTATCTCATCTATCCCTACGCCCGGGTCTATCCGGCGCGGCTGCGCCTGTTCCTCGACTTGGTGCGCGAAGCCTGTGCGCAGATGCTGGATGTGACAGCGCCCGCCTGA
- a CDS encoding DedA family protein, giving the protein MSTQALTSLVAGNATLWLTLNVFGEQLGLPVPAYPSLLVMGAAADEAELLLALLASVAVTGVADLLWYWAGRRHGAWLLRHLPGHHVPAATRLPGLLLFAKFVPGAAALATLSAGASAMPLRRFLAYDLGGATLWIGSGLALGRLFEQHILALLAALKAYGPAPLLLAGLLGLALLGWHLLARRHSRPGPSRQYCA; this is encoded by the coding sequence ATGAGCACCCAAGCCCTGACTTCCCTGGTGGCCGGTAACGCCACCCTCTGGCTGACGCTGAACGTCTTTGGCGAACAGCTGGGCCTGCCGGTACCGGCCTATCCGTCTTTGCTGGTGATGGGCGCCGCGGCCGATGAAGCCGAGTTGCTCCTGGCGCTGCTGGCCAGCGTGGCGGTCACCGGCGTGGCCGATCTGCTCTGGTACTGGGCCGGTCGGCGCCATGGCGCCTGGCTGCTGCGCCACCTGCCTGGCCACCATGTCCCTGCCGCCACCCGCCTGCCCGGCCTGCTGCTGTTCGCCAAGTTCGTCCCCGGCGCCGCGGCCCTCGCCACCCTGAGCGCGGGCGCCAGTGCCATGCCCTTGCGGCGTTTCCTGGCCTATGACCTGGGCGGCGCCACCCTGTGGATCGGCTCCGGCCTGGCCCTGGGGCGACTGTTCGAACAACACATCCTGGCCTTGCTCGCCGCACTCAAGGCCTATGGCCCGGCGCCCCTGCTGCTCGCCGGACTGCTCGGCCTCGCCCTGCTGGGCTGGCACCTGCTGGCTCGCCGGCACAGTCGACCAGGCCCGTCGCGACAGTATTGCGCCTAG
- a CDS encoding NTP/NDP exchange transporter, with product MKDWLGRVLDARAGESSAALAGFALFLCLFAGYFMLRPIREAMGIAGGVENLQWLFTATFLVMLLAVPLFAWLNSRVARIRFVDWVYGFFALNLLGFAACFASLGDNLWLARTFYVWISVYNLFVVSVAWSLMADVFDGAQARRLFAFIAAGASVGGLLGPVLAAALVPRVGEAGLALLAAALLLLALRLKAYLMGWRETRGAGRPGASPTESPRRPVAGNPFSGLTRVLASPYLLAVSAFVILLATVSTFLYFEQARLVAELFPDRARQVQVFGLLDFVVQAGALASQVLITGRLAQRLGVRVLLAGVPLLMCVGFVGLALLPTFAMLAGLMIVRRIGEYAFIRPGREMLFAPLDAETQYKAKNFIDTVVYRAGDAASGWAKSLLDLLGHGAWLPALVGAGCAALWAGLGFYLGRRADQAAQANEAERR from the coding sequence ATGAAGGACTGGCTCGGTCGCGTCCTCGACGCCCGCGCCGGCGAGTCGTCCGCGGCCCTGGCGGGCTTCGCATTGTTCCTCTGCCTGTTCGCCGGCTACTTCATGCTGCGGCCGATCCGCGAGGCCATGGGCATCGCCGGTGGGGTGGAGAATCTGCAGTGGCTGTTCACCGCTACCTTCCTGGTGATGCTGCTCGCCGTGCCGCTGTTCGCCTGGCTGAACTCGCGGGTGGCGCGGATCCGCTTCGTCGACTGGGTCTACGGCTTCTTCGCCCTCAACCTGCTGGGCTTCGCCGCCTGCTTCGCCAGCCTGGGCGACAACCTCTGGCTGGCGCGCACCTTCTACGTCTGGATCTCGGTCTACAACCTCTTCGTGGTCTCGGTGGCCTGGAGTCTGATGGCTGATGTCTTCGACGGCGCCCAGGCACGACGACTGTTCGCCTTCATCGCCGCCGGGGCCAGCGTCGGCGGGCTGCTCGGACCCGTGCTGGCTGCGGCCCTGGTGCCCCGGGTCGGCGAAGCGGGCCTGGCGCTGCTGGCTGCGGCGTTGCTGCTCCTGGCGCTCAGGCTCAAGGCCTATCTGATGGGCTGGCGCGAGACCCGGGGCGCCGGGCGCCCGGGTGCGTCGCCGACCGAGAGTCCGCGGCGACCGGTGGCCGGCAATCCCTTCAGTGGCCTGACCCGGGTCCTGGCATCGCCCTATCTGCTGGCGGTGAGTGCCTTCGTCATCCTGCTGGCCACGGTCAGCACCTTTCTCTACTTCGAGCAGGCACGGCTGGTGGCCGAGCTGTTTCCCGACCGCGCCCGACAGGTGCAGGTGTTCGGCCTGCTGGATTTCGTGGTCCAGGCCGGCGCCCTGGCCAGTCAGGTGCTGATTACCGGCCGCCTGGCCCAGCGCCTCGGGGTGCGGGTGCTGCTGGCCGGGGTGCCGCTGCTGATGTGTGTGGGTTTCGTGGGGCTTGCCCTGCTGCCCACCTTCGCCATGCTGGCCGGGCTGATGATCGTGCGGCGAATCGGCGAATACGCCTTCATCCGTCCGGGCCGCGAGATGCTCTTCGCGCCGCTGGACGCCGAGACCCAGTACAAGGCCAAGAACTTCATCGATACCGTGGTCTATCGCGCCGGTGACGCCGCCAGTGGCTGGGCCAAGAGCCTGCTGGATCTGCTCGGCCACGGTGCCTGGCTGCCGGCCCTCGTCGGTGCCGGTTGCGCGGCACTCTGGGCCGGGCTCGGCTTCTACCTGGGCCGGCGGGCGGATCAGGCGGCCCAGGCGAATGAAGCGGAGCGGCGCTGA
- a CDS encoding MFS transporter has protein sequence MPTAPARYPIVFAICLAALVLPLSFTGGAVATPTIGAALHADAVAMAWITNAFMLSFGSLLMAAGTLADRYGRKRLFLAGVASFTLVSLLLAVAPSILWFDGLRAAQGVAAAAALAGGSAALAQEFEGPARTRVFSLLGTTFGLGLAFGPLLTGILLDEWGWRAIFLSIALLAGSSALVAWKWLRESRDPQASQLDVPGVLYFSCTLIAFTSAIILGPCEGWTSLAVTSLLLLATLGLLLFVRKQLRSQRPMLELRLFRLPRFLGVQLLPIGTCVCYIVFIVLLPLRLIGVEGLGATQAGLILLALTLPLLVLPLLAAWLTRWLPAGYLCGLGFLLAAAGLMALSGLPLGGAPLPLLLYLTVIGVGTGLPWGLMDGLALSVVPKERAGMAAGIFNTTRVAGEGVALALALAFLSCLIERHLTQALADWSVPARQALAQQAAMGDLKNLPPAMSGVLQGAYLHSFDTLLQGASLVTALIGLITLVMLRPIRAK, from the coding sequence ATGCCCACGGCGCCCGCTCGCTATCCGATCGTCTTCGCCATCTGCCTGGCTGCCTTGGTATTACCGCTGAGTTTCACGGGCGGCGCGGTGGCAACGCCTACCATAGGCGCAGCGTTGCACGCCGATGCCGTGGCCATGGCCTGGATCACTAATGCCTTCATGCTCAGTTTCGGCAGTCTGCTCATGGCCGCGGGAACCCTGGCAGATCGCTATGGCCGCAAGCGACTCTTTCTCGCCGGTGTGGCGAGCTTCACCCTGGTCTCCCTGCTGCTTGCGGTGGCCCCTTCGATCCTCTGGTTCGACGGCTTGCGAGCCGCTCAGGGCGTTGCGGCAGCCGCGGCCTTGGCGGGAGGCAGTGCGGCTCTGGCTCAGGAATTCGAGGGGCCGGCGCGCACGCGCGTCTTCAGCCTGCTCGGCACGACCTTCGGACTGGGGCTGGCCTTTGGCCCGTTGCTTACCGGGATCTTGCTGGACGAATGGGGCTGGCGGGCCATCTTCCTGAGTATCGCCTTGCTGGCCGGTAGCTCCGCGCTGGTCGCCTGGAAATGGTTGCGAGAGAGTCGCGATCCACAGGCGAGTCAGCTCGATGTCCCGGGGGTACTGTACTTCTCCTGTACGCTGATCGCCTTCACCTCCGCCATCATCCTGGGACCATGCGAGGGATGGACCTCGCTGGCAGTGACGTCCCTGCTCCTTCTTGCAACGCTCGGTTTGCTGCTGTTCGTACGCAAGCAGCTGAGGAGTCAACGCCCGATGCTGGAGTTACGGCTGTTTCGCCTGCCGCGCTTTCTCGGTGTGCAGCTGCTGCCCATCGGTACCTGCGTCTGCTACATCGTGTTCATCGTCCTGTTGCCCCTGCGGCTGATCGGTGTAGAAGGTCTGGGGGCGACCCAGGCGGGCCTAATTTTGCTGGCTTTGACCCTGCCACTGCTGGTGCTCCCCCTACTGGCGGCCTGGCTGACGCGCTGGCTGCCTGCCGGTTATCTCTGCGGCCTCGGCTTCCTGCTCGCGGCAGCGGGTCTCATGGCGCTCAGCGGCCTACCCTTGGGTGGGGCACCACTGCCGCTGCTGCTGTACCTGACCGTGATCGGCGTGGGGACCGGGCTGCCTTGGGGGCTGATGGATGGCCTGGCGCTCAGTGTCGTCCCAAAGGAGCGTGCCGGCATGGCGGCCGGTATCTTCAATACCACTCGAGTCGCGGGGGAGGGGGTAGCCTTGGCGCTGGCTTTGGCATTCTTGAGCTGCTTGATAGAAAGGCATCTCACCCAGGCGCTGGCCGATTGGTCTGTCCCGGCGAGGCAGGCGTTGGCTCAGCAAGCGGCGATGGGCGATCTCAAGAATTTACCTCCGGCTATGTCCGGGGTGCTCCAAGGTGCTTACTTGCATAGCTTCGACACCCTGCTGCAAGGCGCGAGTCTCGTGACCGCGCTGATTGGGTTGATCACCTTGGTGATGCTGAGGCCCATACGCGCGAAATAG
- a CDS encoding pirin family protein, which translates to MLAIRKASDRGAANHGWLKSFHTFSFASYRNPAEQGFSDLLVINDDTVTGGQGFGEHPHRDMEIFSYVLEGALEHQDSLGTGSVIRPGDVQLMSAGSGVSHSEFNHSERESVHFLQIWIVPNVRRAEPRYQQQHFSAEAKRGRLALIISPDGAEGSLEVRQDARVYAGLFDGSESATLQLAPERHAYVHVARGSLELNGVLLQAGDGARLRGERELQLAHGTDAEVLVFDLRPNELPQMP; encoded by the coding sequence ATGCTGGCCATTCGTAAAGCTTCCGATCGCGGCGCCGCCAACCACGGCTGGCTCAAGTCCTTCCACACCTTCTCCTTCGCCAGCTACCGTAATCCGGCGGAACAGGGCTTCTCCGACCTGCTGGTGATCAACGACGACACCGTGACCGGGGGCCAGGGCTTCGGCGAGCACCCGCACCGCGACATGGAGATCTTCTCCTATGTGCTCGAAGGCGCCCTGGAGCATCAGGACAGCCTGGGCACCGGTTCGGTGATCCGCCCGGGCGACGTCCAGCTGATGAGCGCCGGCAGTGGCGTCAGCCACAGCGAGTTCAACCACTCCGAGCGCGAGAGTGTGCATTTCCTGCAGATCTGGATCGTGCCCAACGTGCGCCGCGCCGAACCGCGCTACCAGCAGCAGCACTTCAGCGCCGAGGCCAAGCGTGGTCGTCTGGCCCTGATCATCTCGCCGGACGGCGCCGAGGGCTCGCTGGAAGTGCGTCAGGACGCCCGGGTCTACGCCGGCCTGTTCGACGGCAGCGAAAGCGCCACGCTGCAACTGGCCCCCGAGCGCCATGCCTATGTGCACGTCGCCCGCGGCAGCCTGGAGCTGAATGGCGTCCTGCTGCAGGCCGGTGACGGCGCAAGGCTGCGCGGCGAGCGCGAGCTGCAGCTGGCCCACGGGACCGATGCCGAGGTGCTGGTGTTCGATCTGCGGCCCAACGAACTGCCGCAAATGCCCTGA
- a CDS encoding aldo/keto reductase, with the protein MPTRRHFLQTTTALVAAVTAAPWLWHSAQAAEPLLTRKIPRTGEALPVVGLGTSGNLDVDLSDAALAPLQAVLKALLDGGGSLIDTAPSYGNSERVAGELVKRAQAREQVFLATKVSATGRQRGAAQLAASFKALQTDRLDLVQVHNLQDTATQLALLREQQQAGKVRYVGVTHYREAALDDLLATLKKEKVDFVQFNYSVGEREAEKHLLPYCRDQGIAVLINRPFQRGNLLSGTRGKPLPPLATELGASSWAQLLLKFILADPAVTAVIPATSNPRYMIDNLQAGRGRLPDARQREAIAGLFA; encoded by the coding sequence ATGCCGACCCGTCGCCATTTCCTGCAGACCACCACCGCCCTGGTTGCCGCCGTGACCGCTGCGCCCTGGCTGTGGCATAGCGCCCAGGCCGCCGAGCCGTTGCTGACCCGCAAGATCCCTCGCACCGGCGAGGCCTTGCCAGTGGTGGGTCTGGGCACCTCGGGCAATCTCGATGTCGATCTGAGCGACGCCGCCCTGGCGCCCTTGCAGGCGGTGCTCAAGGCGCTGCTCGACGGTGGTGGGAGCCTGATCGACACCGCGCCCAGCTATGGCAATTCCGAGCGGGTGGCCGGCGAGCTGGTGAAGCGCGCCCAGGCCAGGGAACAGGTCTTTCTCGCCACCAAGGTGTCGGCCACCGGTCGCCAACGCGGTGCTGCCCAGTTGGCTGCCAGCTTCAAGGCACTGCAGACCGATCGCCTGGATCTGGTCCAGGTGCACAACCTGCAGGACACCGCCACCCAGTTGGCGCTGCTGCGCGAACAGCAGCAGGCCGGCAAGGTGCGTTATGTCGGCGTCACCCACTATCGCGAAGCGGCGCTGGACGATCTGTTGGCCACGCTAAAAAAGGAGAAGGTCGACTTCGTACAGTTCAACTATTCGGTGGGGGAGCGTGAAGCGGAAAAGCACCTGCTGCCCTATTGCCGGGACCAGGGTATCGCCGTGCTGATCAATCGACCCTTCCAGCGCGGCAATCTGCTCTCCGGCACCCGAGGCAAGCCGCTGCCGCCGCTGGCCACTGAGCTGGGTGCCAGCAGCTGGGCGCAGCTGCTGCTCAAGTTCATCCTCGCCGACCCCGCCGTGACGGCCGTGATCCCGGCCACCAGCAATCCGCGCTACATGATCGACAACCTGCAGGCCGGCCGTGGTCGCCTGCCGGATGCGCGCCAGCGTGAGGCCATCGCCGGGCTGTTCGCCTAG
- a CDS encoding MFS transporter, producing the protein MTDIPLSHSQTSLHRGSLSPALLGLLATGAGLSVANLYYSQPLLGTLASALPAPAADVGLIPTLTQLGYALGLLLLAPLGDRFDRRRIILAKLAVLLLALLGASLAPGLHALLVASLVTGLAATVAQDLVPAAATLAPPAERGRIVGTVMTGLLLGILLSRVVSGLVGEWLGWRAVYLFAALSIAAIAVAVWRGLPAFAATTRLSYPALLGSLGALWRRHAALRRATLAQGLLSVGFSAFWSTLALYLHAGPFQLGSAAAGAFGLAGAAGALAAPWAGRLADRHGSEWVTRLGIGLAATAFASLLLLPWLPGVTGLVLLALATVVFDLGVQATLIAHQAQVYGLEPEARSRLNAVLFTGMFIGMASGAALGSLLLARMGWNGVAGLALATALLALAVRLWPVRPRQL; encoded by the coding sequence ATGACCGACATTCCACTCTCGCATAGCCAGACCTCGCTTCACCGCGGCAGTCTGTCCCCGGCCCTGCTCGGCCTGCTGGCCACCGGCGCCGGCCTCAGCGTGGCCAACCTCTATTACAGCCAGCCCCTGCTGGGCACCCTGGCCAGTGCCCTGCCCGCGCCCGCTGCCGACGTGGGACTGATCCCCACCCTCACCCAGCTCGGCTATGCCCTGGGGCTGCTGCTACTCGCGCCCTTGGGCGATCGCTTCGACCGCCGCCGCATCATCCTGGCCAAGCTGGCCGTGCTGCTGCTGGCGTTGCTCGGCGCCAGCCTGGCGCCGGGGCTGCATGCGTTGCTGGTGGCCAGCCTGGTCACCGGCCTGGCCGCCACCGTGGCCCAGGACCTGGTCCCCGCCGCCGCGACCCTGGCACCACCGGCCGAGCGAGGCCGTATCGTCGGCACGGTGATGACGGGGCTGCTGCTGGGCATCCTGCTGTCGCGGGTGGTGAGCGGCCTGGTGGGCGAGTGGCTGGGCTGGCGCGCGGTCTATCTGTTCGCTGCCCTCAGCATCGCCGCCATCGCCGTGGCAGTGTGGCGCGGGCTGCCCGCCTTCGCCGCCACCACCCGGCTCAGCTATCCGGCCCTGCTCGGCTCCCTGGGCGCCCTCTGGCGCCGGCATGCCGCGCTGCGCCGGGCGACCCTGGCGCAAGGGCTGCTGTCCGTAGGCTTCAGCGCCTTCTGGTCGACCCTCGCCCTCTATCTGCACGCCGGGCCCTTCCAGCTGGGCAGCGCCGCCGCCGGCGCCTTCGGCCTGGCCGGTGCCGCCGGTGCCCTGGCCGCGCCCTGGGCCGGCCGCCTGGCGGATCGCCATGGTTCGGAATGGGTGACGCGCCTGGGCATCGGCCTGGCGGCCACGGCCTTTGCCAGCCTGCTCCTGCTGCCCTGGTTGCCAGGCGTGACCGGTCTGGTACTGCTAGCGCTGGCGACGGTGGTCTTCGACCTTGGCGTCCAGGCCACCCTGATCGCCCACCAGGCGCAGGTCTACGGCCTGGAACCCGAGGCGCGCAGTCGCCTCAACGCGGTGCTCTTTACCGGCATGTTCATTGGCATGGCCAGCGGCGCGGCGCTGGGCAGTCTGCTGCTGGCCCGCATGGGCTGGAATGGCGTCGCCGGCCTGGCGCTGGCGACCGCCCTGCTGGCCCTGGCGGTACGGCTCTGGCCTGTCCGTCCGCGTCAGCTGTAA
- a CDS encoding metallophosphoesterase, which produces MFRSRAMMYLVLFVLHLFIGISLIGDLGLGLAGQLPLWALLILSFVLVPLGFRSRDMNSRLLAWAALIAMGVFSSLAVFSLLRGVMVAFASLIGQPLDAAWRAGSAWVVLGLVLLVALRSVYNARRTAKVKEVELTLPALPAALEGLRIVQLSDLHIGPTIKAGYLQRIVERVNGLDADVVAITGDLVDGSVAELRQEFLPLQQLKARLGTYAITGNHEYYSGAEAWVRAWREQGLTLLIDEHRVLQHQGTPFVLAGITDYSAPLYVPSHRSDAAAAFAGAPEGLFRLLLAHQPRSAPKAEAAGADLQLSGHTHGGQFWPWMHFVRLQQPWVAGIHRLGRLTVYISRGTGYWGPPLRFGAPSEITLIRLRRG; this is translated from the coding sequence ATGTTCCGCTCCCGCGCCATGATGTACCTGGTCCTTTTCGTCCTGCACCTGTTCATCGGCATCAGCCTGATCGGTGATCTCGGCCTCGGCCTTGCCGGTCAGCTGCCGTTGTGGGCCTTGCTGATCCTGTCCTTCGTCCTGGTGCCCCTGGGGTTTCGCTCGCGGGACATGAATTCGCGCCTGCTGGCCTGGGCGGCGCTGATCGCCATGGGCGTGTTCTCCAGCCTGGCGGTGTTCAGCCTGCTGCGCGGTGTGATGGTGGCTTTTGCCAGCCTGATCGGCCAGCCGCTGGATGCCGCCTGGCGCGCCGGCAGCGCCTGGGTAGTGCTGGGCCTCGTGCTGCTGGTGGCGCTACGCAGCGTCTACAACGCCCGGCGTACCGCCAAGGTCAAGGAGGTAGAACTGACCCTGCCGGCACTGCCCGCCGCCCTGGAGGGGCTGCGTATCGTCCAGCTCAGCGACCTGCACATCGGCCCGACCATCAAGGCCGGCTACCTGCAGCGCATCGTCGAGCGGGTCAACGGCCTGGATGCCGACGTGGTGGCCATCACTGGCGATCTGGTGGACGGCAGCGTGGCCGAGTTGCGGCAGGAATTCCTGCCGCTGCAGCAGCTCAAGGCACGCCTGGGCACCTACGCCATCACCGGCAACCACGAGTACTACTCCGGTGCCGAGGCCTGGGTTCGGGCCTGGCGCGAGCAGGGGCTGACCCTGCTGATCGACGAGCACCGGGTACTGCAGCACCAGGGTACGCCCTTCGTGCTGGCCGGCATCACCGACTATTCGGCACCGCTCTACGTGCCCAGCCACAGGAGCGATGCCGCCGCCGCCTTCGCCGGTGCTCCGGAAGGGCTGTTCCGTCTGCTGCTGGCCCACCAGCCGCGCTCGGCCCCTAAGGCCGAAGCGGCCGGCGCCGACCTGCAGCTCTCCGGCCATACCCACGGCGGCCAGTTCTGGCCCTGGATGCACTTCGTGCGCCTGCAGCAACCCTGGGTGGCTGGCATCCACCGCCTGGGCCGACTGACCGTCTACATCAGCCGCGGCACCGGCTACTGGGGCCCGCCACTGAGATTCGGCGCGCCGAGCGAGATCACCCTGATCAGGTTGCGCCGGGGGTAG
- a CDS encoding GlxA family transcriptional regulator: MTRTVAFLLVPEVLMLDFSGPVEVFSIANRYLPAADHYRIVTIAAGRRRTLRCSNGMTIRTDLTTQQPPAAYDLLLVPGGPGAYLEPHPDIATWLRQVPERCGRYGAVCTGTFLLGSAGLLDGRRVTTHWNYRERLARRFPRAQVTADDIYLSDGPLLSSAGVTAGIDLALALVAEDHGKAIAREVAKVLVVVTQRQGKQAQFSPLFDEPEAATAITRVQHHIVANIDQAYSISRLAELATMGTRNFARVFKRDTGMTPLEFVLRARIDHARGLLETSDLPLKTVAFRSGFASDRCMRAAFQGHLGLTPAQYRYQFS, translated from the coding sequence ATGACGAGGACAGTGGCTTTCTTGCTGGTCCCCGAGGTGCTCATGCTGGATTTCTCCGGGCCGGTGGAGGTGTTTTCCATCGCCAATCGCTATCTGCCAGCGGCTGACCACTATCGCATTGTGACCATCGCAGCCGGGCGCCGGCGGACCCTGCGCTGTTCCAATGGCATGACGATACGCACGGATCTCACTACCCAGCAGCCGCCTGCTGCCTATGATCTGCTGCTGGTACCCGGTGGTCCGGGGGCCTACCTGGAGCCACACCCGGACATCGCCACCTGGTTACGCCAGGTGCCCGAGCGCTGCGGGCGCTACGGGGCTGTCTGCACCGGCACCTTTCTGCTCGGCAGCGCCGGCCTGCTCGATGGCCGGCGGGTGACCACGCACTGGAATTATCGCGAGCGCCTGGCGCGGCGCTTTCCTCGGGCCCAGGTGACCGCCGACGACATCTACCTGAGCGATGGTCCGCTGCTGAGCTCGGCCGGGGTCACCGCCGGCATCGACCTGGCGCTGGCGCTGGTGGCCGAGGATCACGGCAAGGCAATCGCCCGGGAGGTGGCCAAGGTGCTGGTGGTGGTGACACAGCGGCAGGGCAAGCAGGCCCAGTTCAGTCCGCTGTTCGACGAGCCCGAGGCGGCCACCGCCATCACCCGCGTGCAGCACCACATCGTGGCGAACATCGACCAGGCCTATTCGATCAGCCGGCTCGCCGAGCTGGCGACCATGGGCACCCGCAACTTCGCCCGGGTGTTCAAGCGCGACACCGGCATGACGCCGCTGGAGTTCGTCCTGCGGGCGCGCATCGATCACGCCCGTGGATTGCTGGAGACCAGTGACCTGCCTTTGAAAACGGTGGCCTTTCGCAGTGGCTTCGCCAGCGACAGGTGCATGCGCGCCGCTTTCCAGGGCCATCTGGGGCTGACCCCGGCTCAGTACCGCTACCAGTTCAGCTGA
- a CDS encoding helix-turn-helix domain-containing protein: MSMTVDSTLALSSTRLVGLAAWQERLAKEVLLQHLERGISVSQVASVCGLSRSHFTRQFKLSAGLAPLEWLRQQRLHRAQQLLAKRELPLAAIALECGFFDQAHLSRVFTRAVGIPPLAWQQQALERRLLAELAQVQAQHGQQAVA; this comes from the coding sequence ATGTCCATGACCGTCGATAGCACCCTGGCTCTATCCAGTACCCGACTGGTCGGTTTGGCCGCCTGGCAGGAACGGCTGGCCAAGGAAGTCTTGCTGCAGCATCTGGAGCGCGGCATCAGCGTCAGCCAGGTCGCGTCCGTCTGCGGTCTGTCGCGCAGTCACTTCACCCGCCAGTTCAAGCTCAGCGCCGGGCTCGCCCCGCTGGAATGGTTGCGCCAGCAGCGCCTCCATCGCGCCCAGCAATTGCTCGCCAAGCGCGAATTACCCCTGGCGGCGATCGCCCTGGAATGCGGCTTCTTCGACCAGGCGCATCTGAGCCGGGTATTCACCCGTGCCGTCGGGATCCCGCCGCTGGCCTGGCAGCAGCAGGCCCTGGAGCGGCGGTTGCTGGCGGAACTGGCGCAGGTGCAGGCGCAGCATGGCCAGCAGGCGGTAGCCTAG
- a CDS encoding LysR family transcriptional regulator produces MDSLTSLVAFVKTADALSFVNAGQAMGISASAVGKNVAKLEASLQVRLFHRSTRKVSLTPEGALFYERCKRALDELEDARALLSQAARTPQGRLKVSLPTIGYRFLLPHLALFRQHYPEIELELDFNDELVDVIDAGFDVVIRSGGLADNKLMARRLGPFRFVLCAAPDYLQRRGHPIALADLERHDCLRYRFVTTGKIMDWSLSADPLLSRLHLPTTLVLNNMEAILMAAQDGHGIAFMPDFLVREALAAGRLETLLDAYTQDEGQFWALWPSSRHLSPKVRVFVDFIEQRLFKAAIRVNPTPGAT; encoded by the coding sequence ATGGATAGCCTGACCAGCCTGGTCGCCTTCGTGAAGACCGCGGATGCCTTAAGTTTCGTCAATGCCGGCCAGGCCATGGGCATCTCGGCCTCCGCCGTCGGCAAGAACGTGGCTAAGCTCGAAGCCTCGCTGCAGGTGCGACTGTTTCATCGGAGCACACGCAAGGTCAGTCTCACGCCGGAAGGCGCCCTGTTCTACGAGCGCTGCAAGCGCGCTCTGGATGAGCTGGAAGATGCCCGGGCGCTACTCTCCCAAGCGGCGCGGACGCCCCAAGGTCGGCTCAAGGTCAGTCTGCCGACCATCGGCTACCGTTTCCTGCTCCCGCACCTTGCGCTCTTTCGCCAACACTATCCGGAGATCGAGCTGGAGCTGGACTTCAACGACGAACTGGTCGACGTGATCGACGCAGGCTTCGATGTGGTCATCCGCAGCGGTGGTCTAGCCGATAACAAGTTGATGGCCCGGCGCCTGGGACCCTTCCGCTTCGTGCTGTGCGCTGCACCCGACTATTTACAAAGGCGTGGGCATCCCATTGCCCTGGCAGACCTGGAGCGGCATGACTGTCTGCGCTACCGCTTCGTGACTACCGGCAAGATCATGGATTGGAGCCTGTCAGCCGACCCACTGCTTAGCCGTCTGCACCTGCCGACCACCCTGGTCCTCAACAACATGGAAGCTATCCTCATGGCGGCGCAGGACGGTCATGGTATTGCCTTCATGCCGGACTTCCTGGTCCGAGAGGCCCTCGCGGCGGGCCGACTGGAGACGCTGCTGGATGCCTATACCCAGGACGAAGGCCAGTTCTGGGCGCTCTGGCCTTCCAGCCGCCATCTTTCCCCCAAGGTCCGGGTGTTCGTCGACTTCATCGAACAGCGGCTGTTCAAGGCGGCTATCAGGGTCAACCCTACCCCCGGCGCAACCTGA